The window TTGCTCCCAACAAGGGCGTGGAACAGAGGCTTTGTCTATGTTCtcacaaatgatattcaacACATCTTCTCCTAATGAGTTTACGGTGTGTAGCGTTTTGAAGGCTTGTGGAGAGGAGAAGGCTTTAGAATTTGGAAAGCAGTTACATGGTGCCATAATTAAGAAGATGTTTAAGGAAGATGTTTTCATAGGGACTTCCTTAGTGGGCATGTATGCAAAGTGTGGGGAAATATTAGATTCAAGAAAAGTGTTTGATGGAATGAAGAAGAGAAACACGGTTACGTGGACTTCTATCATAGCTGGATATGCTCGTAATGGGCAGGGGGAGGAGGCCATTAGCCTCTTTCGAGTGATGAAAAGACGGAAGATATTTGCTAACAACTTGACTGTCGTAAGCATCCTCAGAGCATGTGGCTCAACTAGGAATTTACTGATGGGAAAGGAAGTTCATGCACAGATCATGAAGAATTCCATGCAAAGCAACATCTACATAGGAAGCACTCTAGTATGGTTCTACTGCAAATGTGAAGAGCACCCTTTTGCCTCGAAGGTCCTCCAAAACATGCCTCTTAGAGACGTGGTCTCATGGACTGCTATAATTTCTGGTTATACCAGTCTTGGGCATGAACCTGAGGCTCTTGAATTCTTGAAAGAAATGTTGGAGGAAGGTGTGGAGCCAAACCCTTTCACTTATTCATCGGCTTTGAAAGCATGTGCTCACTTAGAAGCTATTCTGCAAGGGAAATTGATTCACTCTTCTGTGAACAAAACACTTGCGCTGTCCAATGTTTTTGTGGGTAGTGCTTTAATTAATATGTATGCAAAATGTGGATATGTTTCTGAGGCAATCCAGGTTTTTGATAGCATGCCACAACGGAATTTGGTTTCTTGGAAGGCAATGATTGTGGGTTATGCGAGGAATGGGCTCTGCGGAGAAGCTTTGAAGCTCATGTACCGTATGCAAGCAGAAGGTATCGAGGTGGATGATTATATCCTTACGACAGTCCTTAGTGCATGTGGAGATGTTGAGTGGAATATGGAGTCTTCATCTGACCATTGCCTGCAGTCAAGTTGATATTCATGTTTAACTTTAAATGGTGACTAGACTTGTAGATCTGGCAGGACCGCAGCTAAATCCACCAAAACCTGGAGTCTAGATCAACTCTAGATGAAAAACTTCTAAGGCTCAATCAGTTTTGGAAATCCATGGAAGGGGATCTGCTGAATGGATGGACTATAGATAGAAAAAGCTGTGAAAAAAACATGTAAAGCAGAATCAATATAAGAAGGCCCTAGTTATGACTTATAATGAGTGATTTGTCCTGATTTCCTCTCCGATCCCAGATTGTATAAGAACTTCTCCAACTGGCCCCTTCTGTTCTATTTTAAGAAAGGCATGGAGAGAAGGTTCGGTTCATCTTAATGATCAGGATGCTCTCGAGAATCTTTTGAATTTATGTGCCTCGGGGAATATCCTACGTTACAGATCACTCAAGGGAAAAAGAGGATTTGGTATGATCTCTTATCAGTATTATCAATGGAAACGCAGATTTGTCCGCTTGACCATGTTTATAGAAAGGTATTGTATGTTGAGGGGTTTCTCCcc is drawn from Vitis riparia cultivar Riparia Gloire de Montpellier isolate 1030 chromosome 18, EGFV_Vit.rip_1.0, whole genome shotgun sequence and contains these coding sequences:
- the LOC117906235 gene encoding pentatricopeptide repeat-containing protein At4g18520, chloroplastic-like encodes the protein MLAPQITLFQPPSLFTIRRSQLPEPRKNSKTWKSNCKSPTNFLCFSLKTSSSMTEFSNSCKFLSSHKNPDAGFLNVQPIVGHVNANLLAFWLQSCCTVREVRRVHAVVLKCLDNSVTYVNNNLISAYLRFGKLVEARKVFDKMPERNVVSWTAVVNGYSRYGFDDEALRLFNDCIENGVRANGKTFVCVLNLCSKRLDFELGRQIHACIVKDNWRNLIVDSALVYFYAQCGDLSGAFHAFDQMPERDVVCWTTMITACSQQGRGTEALSMFSQMIFNTSSPNEFTVCSVLKACGEEKALEFGKQLHGAIIKKMFKEDVFIGTSLVGMYAKCGEILDSRKVFDGMKKRNTVTWTSIIAGYARNGQGEEAISLFRVMKRRKIFANNLTVVSILRACGSTRNLLMGKEVHAQIMKNSMQSNIYIGSTLVWFYCKCEEHPFASKVLQNMPLRDVVSWTAIISGYTSLGHEPEALEFLKEMLEEGVEPNPFTYSSALKACAHLEAILQGKLIHSSVNKTLALSNVFVGSALINMYAKCGYVSEAIQVFDSMPQRNLVSWKAMIVGYARNGLCGEALKLMYRMQAEGIEVDDYILTTVLSACGDVEWNMESSSDHCLQSS